One Eriocheir sinensis breed Jianghai 21 chromosome 67, ASM2467909v1, whole genome shotgun sequence DNA segment encodes these proteins:
- the LOC126987928 gene encoding titin-like isoform X5, producing MKLYTVFKKTVKQAVLKATLMGAVLGLGALLGGAAWKAATTASRVCEAVQAWEDKGLHATNVWRAREVLARQGWLGPLRPSPPLDPLEACGLVPGEASACWWRLLLQPRQAGRLLACLEERVVEAEADHEAFGARLCWGVILALVVPLGLMAARRLVRRSVKGVNGHQGSPSEDCFVDAPEADASEAVVEDWATPAADVDVTEETWTTATAVVEELMVKKEESSATPPDDESVTVESTTPTVLSSAVEDCMASEVVKDPENMNVLATAETVECEEVEEEGGGTVYTEVESTDDDADNKAADKTEEAAEVSSVPDDFVQNKVVSEDPEGLAGQETLSCTLAAEAAPSEGKEEKKKKRKRKRKNLGPADVLKASGDAQVKDDHKTDAKTEVKEEKAPKAEAKGKAVPKPEVKKKEAPKDEARGKAVPKPEVKKKAMPKPEVMEKAVPKPEVKKKAVPKPEVKKKAVPKPEVKKKEAPKDEAKGKAVPKPEVMEKAVPKPEVMEKAVPKPEVMEKAVPKPEVKKKAVPKPEVMEKAVPKPEVMEKAKSVVKNVTEKVTRRKKNPAPAQPKAAPPSPPLHSVRQSWQEDVVTVRLPVPPARRRHVIGPRGDTVRQLRRDYPGVHVAVPLPKDADAHVTFRGPKSQAVAASQEVAARLQEIEAQLREAARLRQQAVATAVLDVAPNRRRLVVGPGGEELLKLQQQHPGVRVSVPPAIDMESRSVTITGPPAEVRAVQAKIKNRLAAIERQRQLLRARRRRRHQGAASASGASPAKGC from the exons ATGAAACTCTACACCGTATTCAAGAAGACCGTCAAACAGGCCGTCCTGAAGGCCACTCTCATGGGCGCCGTGCTGGGCCTTGGTGCCCTGCTCGGCGGCGCGGCGTGGAAGGCCGCGACCACCGCCTCGCGGGTGTGCGAGGCGGTGCAGGCGTGGGAGGACAAGGGCCTCCACGCCACCAACGTGTGGCGGGCGCGGGAGGTGCTGGCCCGCCAAGGGTGGCTCGGCCCCCTGCGCCCCAGTCCCCCTCTGGACCCCCTGGAGGCCTGCGGGCTGGTGCCGGGCGAGGCGTCGGCCTGCTGGTGGCGGCTGCTGCTGCAGCCCCGCCAGGCAGGGCGGCTCCTTGCCTGCCTGGAGGAGCGGGTGGTCGAGGCCGAGGCCGACCACGAGGCTTTCGGGGCCCGCCTGTGCTGGGGCGTCATCCTGGCGCTGGTGGTGCCTCTGGGCCTCATGGCCGCGCGTCGCCTCGTCCGCCGCTCAGTGAAGGGGGTTAATGGGCATCAGGGAAGCCCAAGCGAGGACTGTTTTGTGGACGCCCCTGAAGCCGATGCCAGCGAGGCAGTGGTGGAAGACTGGGCAACCCCGGCAGCCGATGTGGATGTAACGGAGGAAACTTGGACAACAGCGACAGCAGTTGTGGAAGAGTtgatggtgaagaaggaggagagcagCGCCACGCCACCAGACGATGAGTCTGTGACTGTAGAGTCAACTACACCTACAGTCTTATCATCCGCTGTAGAGGACTGTATGGCGTCTGAG GTGGTGAAAGATCCTGAGAATATGAATGTGTTGGCCACTGCAGAGACAGTGGagtgtgaggaggtggaggaagaaggcggTGGCACAGTGTACACAGAGGTGGAAAGTACAGATGACGATGCCGATAACAAGGCCGCCGATAAAACAGAGGAAGCGGCCGAAGTGTCGTCAGTTCCAGACGACTTTGTGCAGAACAAAGTGGTGAGCGAGGACCCCGAGGGTCTCGCGGGCCAGGAGACGCTGAGCTGCACgctggcggcggaggcggcgccctccgaggggaaggaagagaagaaaaagaaaaggaaaaggaagcgcAAGAACCTTGGCCCCGCCGATGTGCTGAAGGCATCTGGTGACGCACAAGTCAAAGACGATCACAAGACGGATGCCAAGACTGAGGTCAAGGAGGAGAAGGCGCCAAAGGCTGAAGCCAAGGGAAAGGCTGTGCCAAAGCCTGAGGTCAAGAAGAAGGAGGCGCCAAAGGATGAAGCCAGGGGAAAGGCGGTGCCAAAGCCTGAGGTCAAGAAGAAGGCGATGCCAAAGCCTGAGGTCATGGAAAAGGCGGTGCCAAAGCCTGAGGTCAAGAAGAAGGCGGTGCCAAAGCCTGAGGTCAAGAAGAAGGCGGTGCCAAAGCCTGAGGTCAAGAAGAAGGAGGCGCCAAAGGATGAAGCCAAGGGAAAGGCGGTGCCAAAGCCTGAGGTCATGGAAAAGGCGGTGCCAAAGCCTGAGGTCATGGAAAAGGCGGTGCCAAAGCCTGAG GTCATGGAAAAGGCGGTGCCAAAGCCTGAGGTCAAGAAGAAGGCGGTGCCAAAGCCTGAGGTCATGGAAAAGGCGGTGCCAAAGCCTGAGGTCATGGAAAAGGCCAAATCTGTGGTGAAGAATGTTACGGAGAAAGTCACCAGGAGGAAAAAGAACCCCGCCCCGGCCCAGCCCAAGGCAGCCCCGCCCAGCCCGCCCCTCCACAGCGTGCGGCAGTCCTGGCAGGAGGACGTGGTGACGGTGCGGCTGCCGGTGCCGCCGGCCAGACGCAGGCACGTCATCGGCCCGCGCGGGGACACGGTCCGGCAGCTGCGGCGGGACTACCCCGGCGTGCACGTGGCGGTGCCGCTGCCGAAGGACGCCGACGCCCACGTAACCTTCAGGGGACCCAAGAGCCAGGCGGTCGCCGCATCGCAGGAAGTCGCCGCGCGCCTCCAGGAAATCGAGGCTCAGCTACGCGAGGCTGCACGGCTCCGCCAGCAGGCCGTGGCCACGGCGGTGCTGGACGTGGCGCCCAACAGGCGGCGCCTCGTGGTGGGGCCCGGGGGCGAGGAGCTCCTGAAGCTGCAGCAGCAGCACCCCGGCGTGAGGGTGTCCGTGCCGCCCGCCATCGACATGGAGTCCCGCAGCGTCACCATCACGGGGCCGCCCGCCGAGGTGCGCGCCGTCCAGGCCAAGATCAAGAACCGCCTGGCAGCGATCGAGCGGCAGCGACAGCTCCTGAGGGCCCGCAGGCGGCGGCGACACCAAGGAGCGGCTTCGGCGTCAGGGGCTTCCCCGGCCAAGGGTTGCTAA
- the LOC126987928 gene encoding titin-like isoform X1, with the protein MKLYTVFKKTVKQAVLKATLMGAVLGLGALLGGAAWKAATTASRVCEAVQAWEDKGLHATNVWRAREVLARQGWLGPLRPSPPLDPLEACGLVPGEASACWWRLLLQPRQAGRLLACLEERVVEAEADHEAFGARLCWGVILALVVPLGLMAARRLVRRSVKGVNGHQGSPSEDCFVDAPEADASEAVVEDWATPAADVDVTEETWTTATAVVEELMVKKEESSATPPDDESVTVESTTPTVLSSAVEDCMASEVVKDPENMNVLATAETVECEEVEEEGGGTVYTEVESTDDDADNKAADKTEEAAEVSSVPDDFVQNKVVSEDPEGLAGQETLSCTLAAEAAPSEGKEEKKKKRKRKRKNLGPADVLKASGDAQVKDDHKTDAKTEVKEEKAPKAEAKGKAVPKPEVKKKEAPKDEARGKAVPKPEVKKKAMPKPEVMEKAVPKPEVKKKAVPKPEVKKKAVPKPEVKKKEAPKDEAKGKAVPKPEVMEKAVPKPEVMEKAVPKPEVKKKAMPKPEVMEKAVPKPEVKKKAVPKPEVMEKAVPKPEVMEKAKSVVKNVTEKVTRRKKNPAPAQPKAAPPSPPLHSVRQSWQEDVVTVRLPVPPARRRHVIGPRGDTVRQLRRDYPGVHVAVPLPKDADAHVTFRGPKSQAVAASQEVAARLQEIEAQLREAARLRQQAVATAVLDVAPNRRRLVVGPGGEELLKLQQQHPGVRVSVPPAIDMESRSVTITGPPAEVRAVQAKIKNRLAAIERQRQLLRARRRRRHQGAASASGASPAKGC; encoded by the exons ATGAAACTCTACACCGTATTCAAGAAGACCGTCAAACAGGCCGTCCTGAAGGCCACTCTCATGGGCGCCGTGCTGGGCCTTGGTGCCCTGCTCGGCGGCGCGGCGTGGAAGGCCGCGACCACCGCCTCGCGGGTGTGCGAGGCGGTGCAGGCGTGGGAGGACAAGGGCCTCCACGCCACCAACGTGTGGCGGGCGCGGGAGGTGCTGGCCCGCCAAGGGTGGCTCGGCCCCCTGCGCCCCAGTCCCCCTCTGGACCCCCTGGAGGCCTGCGGGCTGGTGCCGGGCGAGGCGTCGGCCTGCTGGTGGCGGCTGCTGCTGCAGCCCCGCCAGGCAGGGCGGCTCCTTGCCTGCCTGGAGGAGCGGGTGGTCGAGGCCGAGGCCGACCACGAGGCTTTCGGGGCCCGCCTGTGCTGGGGCGTCATCCTGGCGCTGGTGGTGCCTCTGGGCCTCATGGCCGCGCGTCGCCTCGTCCGCCGCTCAGTGAAGGGGGTTAATGGGCATCAGGGAAGCCCAAGCGAGGACTGTTTTGTGGACGCCCCTGAAGCCGATGCCAGCGAGGCAGTGGTGGAAGACTGGGCAACCCCGGCAGCCGATGTGGATGTAACGGAGGAAACTTGGACAACAGCGACAGCAGTTGTGGAAGAGTtgatggtgaagaaggaggagagcagCGCCACGCCACCAGACGATGAGTCTGTGACTGTAGAGTCAACTACACCTACAGTCTTATCATCCGCTGTAGAGGACTGTATGGCGTCTGAG GTGGTGAAAGATCCTGAGAATATGAATGTGTTGGCCACTGCAGAGACAGTGGagtgtgaggaggtggaggaagaaggcggTGGCACAGTGTACACAGAGGTGGAAAGTACAGATGACGATGCCGATAACAAGGCCGCCGATAAAACAGAGGAAGCGGCCGAAGTGTCGTCAGTTCCAGACGACTTTGTGCAGAACAAAGTGGTGAGCGAGGACCCCGAGGGTCTCGCGGGCCAGGAGACGCTGAGCTGCACgctggcggcggaggcggcgccctccgaggggaaggaagagaagaaaaagaaaaggaaaaggaagcgcAAGAACCTTGGCCCCGCCGATGTGCTGAAGGCATCTGGTGACGCACAAGTCAAAGACGATCACAAGACGGATGCCAAGACTGAGGTCAAGGAGGAGAAGGCGCCAAAGGCTGAAGCCAAGGGAAAGGCTGTGCCAAAGCCTGAGGTCAAGAAGAAGGAGGCGCCAAAGGATGAAGCCAGGGGAAAGGCGGTGCCAAAGCCTGAGGTCAAGAAGAAGGCGATGCCAAAGCCTGAGGTCATGGAAAAGGCGGTGCCAAAGCCTGAGGTCAAGAAGAAGGCGGTGCCAAAGCCTGAGGTCAAGAAGAAGGCGGTGCCAAAGCCTGAGGTCAAGAAGAAGGAGGCGCCAAAGGATGAAGCCAAGGGAAAGGCGGTGCCAAAGCCTGAGGTCATGGAAAAGGCGGTGCCAAAGCCTGAGGTCATGGAAAAGGCGGTGCCAAAGCCTGAGGTCAAGAAGAAGGCGATGCCAAAGCCTGAGGTCATGGAAAAGGCGGTGCCAAAGCCTGAGGTCAAGAAGAAGGCGGTGCCAAAGCCTGAGGTCATGGAAAAGGCGGTGCCAAAGCCTGAGGTCATGGAAAAGGCCAAATCTGTGGTGAAGAATGTTACGGAGAAAGTCACCAGGAGGAAAAAGAACCCCGCCCCGGCCCAGCCCAAGGCAGCCCCGCCCAGCCCGCCCCTCCACAGCGTGCGGCAGTCCTGGCAGGAGGACGTGGTGACGGTGCGGCTGCCGGTGCCGCCGGCCAGACGCAGGCACGTCATCGGCCCGCGCGGGGACACGGTCCGGCAGCTGCGGCGGGACTACCCCGGCGTGCACGTGGCGGTGCCGCTGCCGAAGGACGCCGACGCCCACGTAACCTTCAGGGGACCCAAGAGCCAGGCGGTCGCCGCATCGCAGGAAGTCGCCGCGCGCCTCCAGGAAATCGAGGCTCAGCTACGCGAGGCTGCACGGCTCCGCCAGCAGGCCGTGGCCACGGCGGTGCTGGACGTGGCGCCCAACAGGCGGCGCCTCGTGGTGGGGCCCGGGGGCGAGGAGCTCCTGAAGCTGCAGCAGCAGCACCCCGGCGTGAGGGTGTCCGTGCCGCCCGCCATCGACATGGAGTCCCGCAGCGTCACCATCACGGGGCCGCCCGCCGAGGTGCGCGCCGTCCAGGCCAAGATCAAGAACCGCCTGGCAGCGATCGAGCGGCAGCGACAGCTCCTGAGGGCCCGCAGGCGGCGGCGACACCAAGGAGCGGCTTCGGCGTCAGGGGCTTCCCCGGCCAAGGGTTGCTAA
- the LOC126987928 gene encoding E3 ubiquitin-protein ligase RNF12-B-like isoform X15: MKLYTVFKKTVKQAVLKATLMGAVLGLGALLGGAAWKAATTASRVCEAVQAWEDKGLHATNVWRAREVLARQGWLGPLRPSPPLDPLEACGLVPGEASACWWRLLLQPRQAGRLLACLEERVVEAEADHEAFGARLCWGVILALVVPLGLMAARRLVRRSVKGVNGHQGSPSEDCFVDAPEADASEAVVEDWATPAADVDVTEETWTTATAVVEELMVKKEESSATPPDDESVTVESTTPTVLSSAVEDCMASEVVKDPENMNVLATAETVECEEVEEEGGGTVYTEVESTDDDADNKAADKTEEAAEVSSVPDDFVQNKVVSEDPEGLAGQETLSCTLAAEAAPSEGKEEKKKKRKRKRKNLGPADVLKASGDAQVKDDHKTDAKTEVKEEKAPKAEAKGKAVPKPEVKKKEAPKDEARGKAVPKPEVKKKAMPKPEVMEKAVPKPEVKKKAVPKPEVMEKAVPKPEVKKKAMPKPEVMEKAVPKPEVKKKAVPKPEVMEKAVPKPEVMEKAKSVVKNVTEKVTRRKKNPAPAQPKAAPPSPPLHSVRQSWQEDVVTVRLPVPPARRRHVIGPRGDTVRQLRRDYPGVHVAVPLPKDADAHVTFRGPKSQAVAASQEVAARLQEIEAQLREAARLRQQAVATAVLDVAPNRRRLVVGPGGEELLKLQQQHPGVRVSVPPAIDMESRSVTITGPPAEVRAVQAKIKNRLAAIERQRQLLRARRRRRHQGAASASGASPAKGC, encoded by the exons ATGAAACTCTACACCGTATTCAAGAAGACCGTCAAACAGGCCGTCCTGAAGGCCACTCTCATGGGCGCCGTGCTGGGCCTTGGTGCCCTGCTCGGCGGCGCGGCGTGGAAGGCCGCGACCACCGCCTCGCGGGTGTGCGAGGCGGTGCAGGCGTGGGAGGACAAGGGCCTCCACGCCACCAACGTGTGGCGGGCGCGGGAGGTGCTGGCCCGCCAAGGGTGGCTCGGCCCCCTGCGCCCCAGTCCCCCTCTGGACCCCCTGGAGGCCTGCGGGCTGGTGCCGGGCGAGGCGTCGGCCTGCTGGTGGCGGCTGCTGCTGCAGCCCCGCCAGGCAGGGCGGCTCCTTGCCTGCCTGGAGGAGCGGGTGGTCGAGGCCGAGGCCGACCACGAGGCTTTCGGGGCCCGCCTGTGCTGGGGCGTCATCCTGGCGCTGGTGGTGCCTCTGGGCCTCATGGCCGCGCGTCGCCTCGTCCGCCGCTCAGTGAAGGGGGTTAATGGGCATCAGGGAAGCCCAAGCGAGGACTGTTTTGTGGACGCCCCTGAAGCCGATGCCAGCGAGGCAGTGGTGGAAGACTGGGCAACCCCGGCAGCCGATGTGGATGTAACGGAGGAAACTTGGACAACAGCGACAGCAGTTGTGGAAGAGTtgatggtgaagaaggaggagagcagCGCCACGCCACCAGACGATGAGTCTGTGACTGTAGAGTCAACTACACCTACAGTCTTATCATCCGCTGTAGAGGACTGTATGGCGTCTGAG GTGGTGAAAGATCCTGAGAATATGAATGTGTTGGCCACTGCAGAGACAGTGGagtgtgaggaggtggaggaagaaggcggTGGCACAGTGTACACAGAGGTGGAAAGTACAGATGACGATGCCGATAACAAGGCCGCCGATAAAACAGAGGAAGCGGCCGAAGTGTCGTCAGTTCCAGACGACTTTGTGCAGAACAAAGTGGTGAGCGAGGACCCCGAGGGTCTCGCGGGCCAGGAGACGCTGAGCTGCACgctggcggcggaggcggcgccctccgaggggaaggaagagaagaaaaagaaaaggaaaaggaagcgcAAGAACCTTGGCCCCGCCGATGTGCTGAAGGCATCTGGTGACGCACAAGTCAAAGACGATCACAAGACGGATGCCAAGACTGAGGTCAAGGAGGAGAAGGCGCCAAAGGCTGAAGCCAAGGGAAAGGCTGTGCCAAAGCCTGAGGTCAAGAAGAAGGAGGCGCCAAAGGATGAAGCCAGGGGAAAGGCGGTGCCAAAGCCTGAGGTCAAGAAGAAGGCGATGCCAAAGCCTGAGGTCATGGAAAAGGCGGTGCCAAAGCCTGAGGTCAAGAAGAAGGCGGTGCCAAAGCCTGAG GTCATGGAAAAGGCGGTGCCAAAGCCTGAGGTCAAGAAGAAGGCGATGCCAAAGCCTGAGGTCATGGAAAAGGCGGTGCCAAAGCCTGAGGTCAAGAAGAAGGCGGTGCCAAAGCCTGAGGTCATGGAAAAGGCGGTGCCAAAGCCTGAGGTCATGGAAAAGGCCAAATCTGTGGTGAAGAATGTTACGGAGAAAGTCACCAGGAGGAAAAAGAACCCCGCCCCGGCCCAGCCCAAGGCAGCCCCGCCCAGCCCGCCCCTCCACAGCGTGCGGCAGTCCTGGCAGGAGGACGTGGTGACGGTGCGGCTGCCGGTGCCGCCGGCCAGACGCAGGCACGTCATCGGCCCGCGCGGGGACACGGTCCGGCAGCTGCGGCGGGACTACCCCGGCGTGCACGTGGCGGTGCCGCTGCCGAAGGACGCCGACGCCCACGTAACCTTCAGGGGACCCAAGAGCCAGGCGGTCGCCGCATCGCAGGAAGTCGCCGCGCGCCTCCAGGAAATCGAGGCTCAGCTACGCGAGGCTGCACGGCTCCGCCAGCAGGCCGTGGCCACGGCGGTGCTGGACGTGGCGCCCAACAGGCGGCGCCTCGTGGTGGGGCCCGGGGGCGAGGAGCTCCTGAAGCTGCAGCAGCAGCACCCCGGCGTGAGGGTGTCCGTGCCGCCCGCCATCGACATGGAGTCCCGCAGCGTCACCATCACGGGGCCGCCCGCCGAGGTGCGCGCCGTCCAGGCCAAGATCAAGAACCGCCTGGCAGCGATCGAGCGGCAGCGACAGCTCCTGAGGGCCCGCAGGCGGCGGCGACACCAAGGAGCGGCTTCGGCGTCAGGGGCTTCCCCGGCCAAGGGTTGCTAA
- the LOC126987928 gene encoding E3 ubiquitin-protein ligase RNF12-B-like isoform X22 → MKLYTVFKKTVKQAVLKATLMGAVLGLGALLGGAAWKAATTASRVCEAVQAWEDKGLHATNVWRAREVLARQGWLGPLRPSPPLDPLEACGLVPGEASACWWRLLLQPRQAGRLLACLEERVVEAEADHEAFGARLCWGVILALVVPLGLMAARRLVRRSVKGVNGHQGSPSEDCFVDAPEADASEAVVEDWATPAADVDVTEETWTTATAVVEELMVKKEESSATPPDDESVTVESTTPTVLSSAVEDCMASEVVKDPENMNVLATAETVECEEVEEEGGGTVYTEVESTDDDADNKAADKTEEAAEVSSVPDDFVQNKVVSEDPEGLAGQETLSCTLAAEAAPSEGKEEKKKKRKRKRKNLGPADVLKASGDAQVKDDHKTDAKTEVKEEKAPKAEAKGKAVPKPEVKKKEAPKDEARGKAVPKPEVKKKAMPKPEVMEKAVPKPEVKKKAVPKPEVMEKAVPKPEVKKKAMPKPEVMEKAVPKPEVMEKAVPKPEVMEKAKSVVKNVTEKVTRRKKNPAPAQPKAAPPSPPLHSVRQSWQEDVVTVRLPVPPARRRHVIGPRGDTVRQLRRDYPGVHVAVPLPKDADAHVTFRGPKSQAVAASQEVAARLQEIEAQLREAARLRQQAVATAVLDVAPNRRRLVVGPGGEELLKLQQQHPGVRVSVPPAIDMESRSVTITGPPAEVRAVQAKIKNRLAAIERQRQLLRARRRRRHQGAASASGASPAKGC, encoded by the exons ATGAAACTCTACACCGTATTCAAGAAGACCGTCAAACAGGCCGTCCTGAAGGCCACTCTCATGGGCGCCGTGCTGGGCCTTGGTGCCCTGCTCGGCGGCGCGGCGTGGAAGGCCGCGACCACCGCCTCGCGGGTGTGCGAGGCGGTGCAGGCGTGGGAGGACAAGGGCCTCCACGCCACCAACGTGTGGCGGGCGCGGGAGGTGCTGGCCCGCCAAGGGTGGCTCGGCCCCCTGCGCCCCAGTCCCCCTCTGGACCCCCTGGAGGCCTGCGGGCTGGTGCCGGGCGAGGCGTCGGCCTGCTGGTGGCGGCTGCTGCTGCAGCCCCGCCAGGCAGGGCGGCTCCTTGCCTGCCTGGAGGAGCGGGTGGTCGAGGCCGAGGCCGACCACGAGGCTTTCGGGGCCCGCCTGTGCTGGGGCGTCATCCTGGCGCTGGTGGTGCCTCTGGGCCTCATGGCCGCGCGTCGCCTCGTCCGCCGCTCAGTGAAGGGGGTTAATGGGCATCAGGGAAGCCCAAGCGAGGACTGTTTTGTGGACGCCCCTGAAGCCGATGCCAGCGAGGCAGTGGTGGAAGACTGGGCAACCCCGGCAGCCGATGTGGATGTAACGGAGGAAACTTGGACAACAGCGACAGCAGTTGTGGAAGAGTtgatggtgaagaaggaggagagcagCGCCACGCCACCAGACGATGAGTCTGTGACTGTAGAGTCAACTACACCTACAGTCTTATCATCCGCTGTAGAGGACTGTATGGCGTCTGAG GTGGTGAAAGATCCTGAGAATATGAATGTGTTGGCCACTGCAGAGACAGTGGagtgtgaggaggtggaggaagaaggcggTGGCACAGTGTACACAGAGGTGGAAAGTACAGATGACGATGCCGATAACAAGGCCGCCGATAAAACAGAGGAAGCGGCCGAAGTGTCGTCAGTTCCAGACGACTTTGTGCAGAACAAAGTGGTGAGCGAGGACCCCGAGGGTCTCGCGGGCCAGGAGACGCTGAGCTGCACgctggcggcggaggcggcgccctccgaggggaaggaagagaagaaaaagaaaaggaaaaggaagcgcAAGAACCTTGGCCCCGCCGATGTGCTGAAGGCATCTGGTGACGCACAAGTCAAAGACGATCACAAGACGGATGCCAAGACTGAGGTCAAGGAGGAGAAGGCGCCAAAGGCTGAAGCCAAGGGAAAGGCTGTGCCAAAGCCTGAGGTCAAGAAGAAGGAGGCGCCAAAGGATGAAGCCAGGGGAAAGGCGGTGCCAAAGCCTGAGGTCAAGAAGAAGGCGATGCCAAAGCCTGAGGTCATGGAAAAGGCGGTGCCAAAGCCTGAGGTCAAGAAGAAGGCGGTGCCAAAGCCTGAG GTCATGGAAAAGGCGGTGCCAAAGCCTGAGGTCAAGAAGAAGGCGATGCCAAAGCCTGAGGTCATGGAAAAGGCGGTGCCAAAGCCTGAG GTCATGGAAAAGGCGGTGCCAAAGCCTGAGGTCATGGAAAAGGCCAAATCTGTGGTGAAGAATGTTACGGAGAAAGTCACCAGGAGGAAAAAGAACCCCGCCCCGGCCCAGCCCAAGGCAGCCCCGCCCAGCCCGCCCCTCCACAGCGTGCGGCAGTCCTGGCAGGAGGACGTGGTGACGGTGCGGCTGCCGGTGCCGCCGGCCAGACGCAGGCACGTCATCGGCCCGCGCGGGGACACGGTCCGGCAGCTGCGGCGGGACTACCCCGGCGTGCACGTGGCGGTGCCGCTGCCGAAGGACGCCGACGCCCACGTAACCTTCAGGGGACCCAAGAGCCAGGCGGTCGCCGCATCGCAGGAAGTCGCCGCGCGCCTCCAGGAAATCGAGGCTCAGCTACGCGAGGCTGCACGGCTCCGCCAGCAGGCCGTGGCCACGGCGGTGCTGGACGTGGCGCCCAACAGGCGGCGCCTCGTGGTGGGGCCCGGGGGCGAGGAGCTCCTGAAGCTGCAGCAGCAGCACCCCGGCGTGAGGGTGTCCGTGCCGCCCGCCATCGACATGGAGTCCCGCAGCGTCACCATCACGGGGCCGCCCGCCGAGGTGCGCGCCGTCCAGGCCAAGATCAAGAACCGCCTGGCAGCGATCGAGCGGCAGCGACAGCTCCTGAGGGCCCGCAGGCGGCGGCGACACCAAGGAGCGGCTTCGGCGTCAGGGGCTTCCCCGGCCAAGGGTTGCTAA